Proteins from a single region of Streptomyces sp. Tu 3180:
- a CDS encoding helix-turn-helix transcriptional regulator: MDERHTDPAGPAGGGLDPRAELSEFLRTRRARLKPEDVGLPDFGRHRRVPGLRREELAQLAGVSVAYYTRLEQGNGRNVSAEVLDSIARALRLTAAEHAHLTHLAKPKRHRKKQGPRTQQTRPALRQLLESMDTVPAYVVGRRSDILAWNRMAAALFGDWGRMPAQERNWARLVFLNPDYRKLFVEWDQKAYDMVAYLRMDAGCHPDDPQLSSLVGELSVKSEEFRGLWAAHDVKEKSHGVKHVRHPLVGELTLLWESFRPAGDDSGQSLVTYFAEPGSPSAEALRLLGSWGVDASRSGTTTTA; encoded by the coding sequence ATGGACGAGCGGCACACCGATCCGGCCGGCCCCGCGGGCGGCGGCCTCGACCCGCGAGCGGAACTCAGCGAGTTCCTGCGCACCCGCCGCGCCCGGCTGAAGCCGGAGGACGTGGGCCTGCCGGACTTCGGACGGCACCGCCGGGTGCCGGGCCTGCGCCGGGAGGAGCTGGCGCAGCTCGCCGGGGTGTCCGTGGCGTACTACACGCGCCTGGAGCAGGGCAACGGGCGGAACGTCTCGGCGGAGGTACTGGACTCGATCGCGCGCGCCCTGCGTCTGACCGCCGCCGAGCACGCCCACCTGACGCACCTGGCGAAACCGAAGCGGCACAGGAAGAAGCAGGGGCCCCGGACCCAGCAGACCCGCCCGGCGCTGCGGCAGCTGCTGGAGTCGATGGACACGGTCCCGGCGTACGTCGTGGGCCGGCGCTCGGACATCCTCGCCTGGAACCGGATGGCGGCGGCGCTCTTCGGGGACTGGGGCCGGATGCCGGCGCAGGAGCGGAACTGGGCGCGGCTGGTGTTCCTGAACCCGGACTACCGGAAGCTGTTCGTGGAGTGGGACCAGAAGGCGTACGACATGGTCGCCTACCTGCGCATGGACGCGGGCTGCCATCCGGACGACCCCCAGCTGTCCTCCCTGGTCGGGGAGCTGTCCGTGAAGAGCGAGGAGTTCCGCGGGCTCTGGGCCGCGCACGACGTCAAGGAGAAGAGCCACGGCGTCAAGCACGTCCGGCATCCGCTGGTCGGTGAGCTGACGCTGCTCTGGGAGTCGTTCCGCCCGGCCGGTGACGACAGCGGGCAGTCGCTGGTCACGTACTTCGCGGAGCCGGGCTCGCCGTCGGCGGAGGCCCTGCGGCTGCTGGGCAGCTGGGGCGTGGACGCGAGCCGGTCCGGAACGACGACGACCGCCTGA